One Setaria italica strain Yugu1 chromosome I, Setaria_italica_v2.0, whole genome shotgun sequence DNA window includes the following coding sequences:
- the LOC101754238 gene encoding trafficking protein particle complex subunit 2 yields the protein MASTACFVIVSKNDIPIYEAEVGSAPKKEDLAYHHQFILHAALDVVQDLAWTTNAMFLKSVDRFNDLVVSVYVTAGHTRFMLLHDSRSDDGIKSFFQEVHELYIKIFLNPLYLPGSRIASSHFDTKVRALARKYL from the exons ATGGCAAGCACAGCATGCTTCGTGATTGTTAGTAAGAATGACATCCCAATATATGAGGCTGAAGTTGGATCTGCTCCAAAA AAAGAAGATTTAGCTTATCATCATCAGTTCATTTTGCATGCTGCGCTGGATGTTGTTCAGGACCTTGCATGGACTACCAATGCAAT GTTTCTGAAGTCAGTTGATAGATTCAATGACCTTGTTGTGTCTGTTTATGTAACTGCTGGTC ATACTAGATTTATGTTGCTTCATGACTCACGGAGCGATGATGGAATAAAAAGTTTCTTTCAGGAGGTTCATGAACTTTACATCAAG ATATTCCTCAACCCGCTCTACTTGCCAGGTTCTCGTATAGCGTCCTCCCATTTTGATACCAAGGTCAGGGCTCTTGCAAGGAAATACCTGTAG